A single window of Psychrobacter raelei DNA harbors:
- the lnt gene encoding apolipoprotein N-acyltransferase: MRLSTINLQKRLSTHLNQLPLSLTLVVAWLAGAIFLFSLAPYGFWPLAIVSPAILYALLVTSMSGRRAFIIGEAYGMGLWCVGGFWLYTAIHDYSDTPTWLALIMIALMGLGMGLFHGLLALVFNRMVGKQPFSFAALWVLQEWLKTWLFTGFPWLFVGYAFTEEYWLSSLAPVAGVFSVSFVAILLAASLVELLLRRSSYAIVSVLLLAISTSLWLVNPQWTKPKGTPDLSVSLIQGNISQDIKWLTKYQVETLKIYAKLTRTEWGRDVVVWPESSIPMFQDEAAGFISEMIEMANATNTTWITGIPYKDKAAFNASTDKYPPFYNSVIARGVEAEGLYKKQRLVPFGEYIPFEGVLDIFPSLAGSQDIKSYSRGSDQQSPLKVRGHNIGTAICYEVAYPDTTRKNAIDTEFLLTVSNDAWFGTSAGPLQHLQMVQMRALENGRWFIRATNTGVTAIINHKGRIVKRAPQFERTVLRGEIQARVGNTPFMLMGNYPILIIITLLLLLSYFGKGLTTLRRRG, encoded by the coding sequence ATGCGCCTGTCTACTATTAATCTACAAAAGCGTTTGAGTACTCACTTAAATCAATTACCGCTATCGCTTACGCTAGTAGTAGCATGGCTTGCAGGAGCTATTTTTTTATTTTCGCTAGCGCCTTATGGGTTTTGGCCGCTAGCAATAGTATCACCAGCGATTTTATATGCGCTGTTGGTGACAAGTATGAGTGGTCGTCGCGCTTTTATTATCGGTGAAGCTTACGGTATGGGGCTATGGTGCGTCGGCGGCTTTTGGCTCTATACTGCTATCCATGATTATAGCGATACACCAACGTGGCTCGCATTGATTATGATTGCATTGATGGGTCTCGGTATGGGACTATTTCATGGATTGTTAGCACTAGTCTTTAACCGTATGGTAGGCAAACAACCCTTTTCATTTGCTGCTCTTTGGGTGCTACAAGAATGGTTAAAAACTTGGTTATTCACAGGCTTTCCGTGGCTGTTTGTTGGTTATGCATTTACTGAAGAGTATTGGTTATCGTCCTTAGCACCCGTTGCTGGTGTTTTTTCCGTCTCTTTTGTTGCCATACTATTGGCTGCAAGTTTAGTAGAGCTACTGCTTCGGCGCAGTAGTTATGCCATCGTTTCTGTACTGTTATTAGCCATTAGCACATCATTATGGCTGGTCAATCCGCAATGGACAAAACCTAAGGGCACACCTGATCTGTCAGTGTCATTGATTCAAGGTAATATTTCACAAGATATAAAGTGGCTGACTAAGTATCAAGTAGAAACGCTAAAGATTTATGCGAAGTTAACACGCACTGAGTGGGGACGTGATGTTGTGGTGTGGCCTGAATCATCTATTCCTATGTTTCAGGATGAGGCTGCGGGCTTTATTAGTGAAATGATAGAAATGGCTAATGCGACCAATACGACATGGATAACTGGTATCCCTTATAAGGATAAAGCGGCATTCAATGCCAGTACGGATAAGTATCCCCCATTTTACAATAGCGTGATTGCTCGAGGTGTAGAAGCGGAAGGCCTATACAAGAAGCAGCGTCTAGTGCCTTTTGGAGAGTATATTCCATTTGAAGGCGTGCTCGATATTTTCCCAAGTTTGGCCGGTAGTCAGGATATTAAGAGCTATAGTCGTGGTAGTGATCAGCAGTCACCTCTAAAGGTGCGTGGACACAATATAGGGACGGCTATCTGTTATGAGGTAGCTTATCCAGATACCACGCGTAAAAATGCCATCGATACTGAATTTTTGTTGACCGTCTCTAACGATGCCTGGTTTGGCACTTCAGCAGGACCATTGCAACATTTGCAAATGGTACAAATGCGCGCGCTTGAGAACGGGCGCTGGTTTATTCGAGCGACCAATACTGGTGTTACCGCTATCATTAACCATAAAGGTCGTATTGTAAAACGCGCACCGCAGTTTGAGCGTACTGTACTACGTGGTGAGATACAGGCACGGGTTGGTAACACGCCCTTTATGCTTATGGGAAATTATCCTATCTTGATAATAATAACCTTGTTATTACTACTAAGCTATTTTGGCAAAGGTCTAACCACACTTAGAAGACGAGGGTAA